The following are from one region of the Phycisphaerales bacterium genome:
- a CDS encoding integrin alpha, whose amino-acid sequence MQDVRIRGRRDAVLVITAGLPMAAPMLPAALAQSDPLEQPFPATLDLADLNGEIGFRLDGVSDGNFSGESVASVGDINGDGIDDLIIGAPDESSGGVAAAGMTFVVFGSDSGFPAEFQLRDLDGQNGFRIDGVERPGFSGGSVAPAGDVNGDGIDDLIIGAPLSEPLRRLQAGSSYVVFGRDVPGGDRFPALLTLDELDGEIGFRMDGAEGDTSGISVASAGDLNGDGVDDVLVGAFGNDFGGQADAGVAYVVYGVDTGAGGRFPPAIDLTRLDAATGVVLGGVGESDRTGARVAEAGDVNGDGIDDVIIGASNARPDRRTRMGSAYVVFGRRGGLGAVVSLDALDGRNGFRIDGDVEGDALGSSVAGAGDVDGDGVGDVVVGVPGRDPGGRSDAGAGAVVFGRDFDEGEAFPPAIAWSDIDGQSGFRFPGVETFGQAGRSIASAGDLNGDGIADVIIGAPIVDFGGLDSVGKAYVVFGRGGGAGGFPAVLPLASLDGSNGFRLDGVNGFDFAASSVASAGDVNADGRGDVIIGAPFADPGGLQGAGSSYVVYGRTPIDCPADLNGDGVLNIFDFLEFQNLFAMGDPIADFDGDGSLTIFDFLAFQNAFVAGC is encoded by the coding sequence ATGCAAGACGTTCGAATTCGTGGGCGCCGCGATGCGGTGCTGGTGATCACTGCGGGCCTGCCCATGGCGGCGCCGATGCTGCCAGCAGCCCTGGCCCAGAGCGATCCGCTGGAGCAACCGTTCCCGGCCACGCTCGATCTGGCCGACCTGAACGGCGAGATCGGCTTCCGGCTCGACGGCGTGAGCGACGGGAACTTCAGCGGCGAATCGGTGGCCTCGGTCGGCGACATCAACGGCGACGGCATCGACGACCTCATCATCGGCGCGCCGGACGAGTCCAGCGGGGGCGTTGCCGCGGCCGGCATGACCTTCGTCGTCTTTGGCAGCGACAGCGGGTTCCCGGCCGAGTTCCAGTTGCGAGATCTCGACGGCCAGAACGGCTTTCGCATCGACGGCGTCGAGCGCCCCGGATTCAGCGGGGGCTCGGTGGCCCCGGCCGGCGACGTCAACGGCGACGGCATCGACGACCTCATCATCGGCGCGCCGCTGTCCGAGCCGCTGCGTCGCCTCCAGGCGGGGTCGAGCTACGTCGTCTTCGGGCGCGACGTGCCCGGCGGCGATCGCTTCCCCGCGCTGCTCACCCTCGACGAGCTGGACGGCGAGATCGGCTTCCGCATGGACGGCGCCGAGGGAGACACGAGCGGCATCAGCGTCGCCTCGGCGGGGGACCTCAACGGCGACGGCGTCGACGACGTGCTGGTGGGCGCGTTCGGCAACGACTTCGGCGGCCAGGCCGACGCGGGCGTGGCCTACGTCGTGTACGGCGTCGACACCGGCGCGGGCGGCCGCTTCCCGCCGGCCATCGATCTCACGCGCCTGGACGCCGCGACCGGCGTCGTGCTCGGCGGGGTGGGCGAGAGCGACCGCACCGGCGCGCGCGTCGCGGAGGCGGGCGACGTCAACGGCGACGGTATCGACGACGTCATCATCGGCGCCTCCAACGCCCGGCCCGACCGTCGCACGAGGATGGGCTCCGCGTACGTCGTGTTCGGTCGGCGTGGCGGACTGGGCGCTGTCGTGTCCCTGGACGCACTGGACGGCCGCAACGGCTTTCGCATCGACGGCGACGTTGAGGGCGACGCCCTGGGCAGCTCGGTCGCCGGGGCGGGCGACGTGGACGGCGACGGGGTGGGCGACGTCGTTGTTGGCGTGCCAGGACGCGATCCGGGCGGGCGCTCCGACGCCGGCGCTGGCGCGGTGGTCTTTGGCCGCGACTTCGACGAAGGCGAAGCCTTTCCGCCGGCGATCGCATGGAGCGACATCGACGGGCAGTCGGGCTTCCGCTTCCCCGGGGTGGAGACGTTCGGTCAGGCCGGCAGGTCCATCGCCTCTGCGGGCGACCTCAACGGCGACGGCATCGCCGACGTGATCATCGGCGCCCCCATCGTCGACTTCGGTGGGCTGGACAGCGTGGGCAAGGCGTACGTCGTCTTCGGTCGCGGCGGCGGGGCCGGCGGCTTCCCGGCGGTGCTGCCCCTGGCCAGCCTCGATGGTTCGAATGGCTTCCGGCTCGACGGCGTGAACGGATTCGACTTTGCCGCTTCTTCGGTTGCCTCCGCGGGCGACGTGAACGCCGACGGCCGGGGCGACGTGATCATCGGCGCCCCCTTCGCCGATCCCGGCGGCCTTCAGGGCGCCGGATCGAGCTACGTCGTCTACGGGCGCACGCCCATCGACTGCCCGGCCGACCTCAACGGCGACGGCGTGCTGAACATCTTCGACTTCCTCGAGTTCCAGAACCTGTTCGCCATGGGCGACCCCATCGCCGACTTCGACGGCGACGGCAGCCTGACGATCTTCGACTTCCTGGCCTTCCAGAACGCGTTCGTCGCGGGCTGCTGA
- a CDS encoding ester cyclase: MATTPTTSTAASMTDTARKLFDACESGKGWAACKQYCHPDATFSAQADALADVKTLEQYTEWMAGMYAIAPDASYEVHAFAADQDAGTVMGFGTFRATHTGEGGPVPPTGKKVEAQYVYAMAFDGDRVRHMTKVWNDGHSLRQIGWA; encoded by the coding sequence ATGGCAACGACCCCCACCACCAGCACGGCCGCATCGATGACCGACACCGCCCGCAAGCTCTTCGACGCCTGCGAATCGGGCAAGGGCTGGGCCGCGTGCAAGCAGTACTGCCACCCCGACGCCACCTTCAGCGCCCAGGCCGACGCGCTGGCTGACGTGAAGACGCTCGAGCAGTACACCGAGTGGATGGCCGGCATGTACGCCATCGCGCCCGACGCCAGCTACGAGGTGCACGCCTTCGCCGCCGACCAGGACGCGGGCACGGTCATGGGCTTTGGCACCTTCCGCGCCACCCACACGGGCGAGGGCGGGCCCGTGCCGCCCACGGGCAAGAAGGTCGAGGCCCAGTACGTCTACGCCATGGCCTTCGACGGCGATCGCGTGCGGCACATGACCAAGGTGTGGAACGACGGCCACAGCCTCAGGCAGATCGGCTGGGCGTAG
- a CDS encoding GC-type dockerin domain-anchored protein, with translation MGPLQNRTTALVLAALAATNALAQGPVYVSDRFGDDANPGTQDQPVQTLGAARALRSGAAPVMYLDIGDYQDVTLVRGDRVLGGFDADAGWTRVETDHTRLLLEAPLSSFDLVFDRVTFTTTLPADPSGYGLFVDRSGSLFFSRCTFAAPKGADGANGTRGADGPRGQDGGLGGAGVEDDPGLFCSSGVVRPGGGAGGWGPGWRGGDGGRPGRGAALGENGEPGGGPNGGAAGFGTFFGQGNWCPFAIIPGQDPVGGHGGDGATGRHGDGGREGGIDQDGYAGGDGRDGFRGHLGGGGGGGGGGGGGTSSCDSWGGGGAGGGAGGDGGQGGTGGAGGGASIGLVVFESGDVIVSDGVFITQGGGAGGDGGAGGAGGEGGRGGVWVRFCTAGNPYGGSSEQDDGSNGARGGNGGRGGDGGSGGGGAGGPSIGLWEANFSFGGPIDLTGARFTLGPAGAGGRGGPGGNAGADGAAAETRGDTVPTGAVPADCNANGIHDLVDIADGTSLDLNLDNIPDECQTPPCPADLDGDGELTLFDFLEFQNLFDMGDPAADFDGDGSLTLFDFLAFQNAFDAGC, from the coding sequence ATGGGACCCCTCCAGAACCGCACCACCGCCCTCGTCCTGGCCGCCCTGGCCGCCACCAACGCGCTGGCCCAGGGGCCCGTCTACGTGTCGGACCGCTTCGGCGACGACGCCAACCCCGGCACGCAAGACCAGCCCGTGCAGACGCTGGGCGCCGCGCGGGCGTTGCGGTCGGGCGCAGCCCCGGTCATGTACCTGGACATCGGCGACTACCAGGACGTGACGCTCGTGCGCGGCGACCGGGTGCTGGGCGGCTTCGATGCCGACGCCGGCTGGACGCGCGTCGAGACCGACCACACCCGCCTGCTGCTCGAGGCGCCGCTCTCCTCCTTTGACCTGGTCTTCGATCGCGTGACCTTCACGACGACCCTGCCCGCAGACCCCAGCGGCTACGGCCTGTTCGTCGATCGCAGCGGCAGCCTGTTCTTCAGCCGCTGCACGTTCGCCGCGCCCAAGGGCGCCGATGGCGCCAACGGCACGCGCGGCGCCGACGGCCCACGGGGCCAGGACGGCGGCCTGGGCGGCGCGGGCGTCGAGGACGACCCCGGCCTGTTCTGCTCCTCGGGCGTCGTTCGCCCGGGTGGGGGTGCCGGAGGATGGGGCCCGGGCTGGCGGGGGGGCGACGGCGGCCGGCCCGGACGCGGCGCCGCCCTGGGCGAAAACGGCGAGCCCGGCGGCGGCCCCAACGGCGGCGCGGCGGGGTTTGGCACCTTCTTCGGCCAGGGCAACTGGTGCCCGTTCGCGATCATCCCCGGCCAGGACCCCGTGGGCGGGCACGGGGGCGATGGCGCCACCGGCCGGCACGGCGACGGCGGACGCGAGGGCGGCATCGACCAGGACGGCTACGCCGGGGGCGATGGGCGCGATGGCTTCCGGGGCCACCTGGGCGGCGGCGGTGGCGGTGGCGGCGGCGGCGGCGGCGGCACCAGTTCGTGCGATAGCTGGGGCGGCGGCGGGGCCGGCGGCGGCGCCGGCGGCGACGGCGGGCAGGGCGGCACCGGCGGGGCCGGCGGCGGGGCCTCCATCGGCCTGGTCGTCTTCGAGAGCGGCGACGTCATCGTGTCCGACGGCGTGTTCATCACCCAGGGCGGCGGGGCCGGCGGCGACGGCGGGGCCGGCGGCGCGGGCGGAGAGGGCGGCCGGGGCGGCGTCTGGGTGCGATTCTGCACCGCGGGCAACCCATACGGCGGCAGCAGCGAGCAGGACGACGGCTCCAACGGCGCTCGTGGCGGCAACGGCGGACGCGGCGGCGACGGCGGCAGCGGCGGCGGCGGCGCCGGCGGGCCCTCCATCGGCCTCTGGGAGGCGAACTTCTCGTTCGGCGGCCCGATCGACCTCACCGGGGCCCGCTTCACGCTCGGCCCGGCCGGCGCGGGCGGCCGGGGCGGCCCGGGGGGCAACGCCGGCGCCGACGGCGCGGCCGCCGAGACGCGCGGCGACACCGTCCCGACCGGCGCCGTGCCGGCGGACTGCAACGCCAACGGCATCCACGACCTGGTGGACATCGCCGACGGCACGAGCCTGGACCTCAACCTGGACAACATCCCCGACGAGTGCCAGACGCCCCCGTGCCCGGCCGACCTGGACGGCGACGGCGAGCTGACGCTCTTCGATTTCCTGGAATTCCAGAACCTCTTCGACATGGGCGACCCCGCCGCCGACTTCGACGGCGATGGCAGCCTGACCCTATTCGACTTCCTGGCCTTCCAGAACGCCTTCGACGCGGGCTGCTGA
- a CDS encoding GC-type dockerin domain-anchored protein yields MMRRMTHRPLTAATLTLAALATTAHADPLLAVRVLEGGDYFIDDGAMAEGAFAFDTEDGRYRDVPDFLAGGDLLRTDADDKDDADTSLRLTVRAPATVYVLHADAAGLPGWIATDYQDTGEDLTLDTDDDTWTYSIYRRELAGTGEVELALFNNSTFDLDDDIMYGVVGVSGGSEPCRPDIDGDGELTLFDFLAYQNLFDAGSAEADFDGDGELTLFDFLAYQNAFDAGC; encoded by the coding sequence ATGATGCGTCGCATGACCCATCGCCCGCTCACCGCCGCCACCCTGACCCTCGCTGCCCTCGCGACGACCGCCCACGCCGACCCGCTGTTGGCCGTCCGCGTGCTCGAGGGGGGCGATTACTTCATCGATGATGGCGCCATGGCCGAGGGCGCCTTCGCATTCGACACCGAGGACGGCCGCTACCGCGACGTCCCGGACTTCCTCGCAGGCGGCGACCTCCTGCGCACCGACGCGGACGACAAGGACGACGCCGACACCAGCCTGCGCCTGACGGTCCGGGCCCCGGCCACGGTCTACGTCCTGCACGCCGACGCCGCCGGCCTGCCCGGCTGGATCGCCACCGACTACCAGGACACCGGCGAGGACCTGACCCTCGACACCGACGACGACACGTGGACCTATTCGATCTACCGCCGGGAGCTCGCCGGCACGGGCGAGGTCGAGCTGGCGCTCTTCAACAACAGCACCTTCGACCTGGACGACGACATCATGTACGGCGTGGTGGGGGTGTCGGGCGGGAGCGAGCCCTGCCGCCCGGACATCGACGGTGACGGCGAGCTGACCCTCTTCGACTTCCTCGCCTACCAGAACCTCTTCGACGCCGGGAGCGCCGAGGCCGACTTCGACGGCGACGGCGAACTCACGCTGTTCGACTTCCTTGCCTACCAGAACGCGTTCGACGCGGGGTGTTGA
- a CDS encoding DUF2071 domain-containing protein, translating into MRWSRLLFMHWPVPVDELRPHVPPMLEIDTFNGAAWLGVVPFTMSGVRARFTPALPGPGAFHELNVRTYVTHQGKPGVWFFSLDAASRLAVEAARASFHLAYFHARMSLDVREDGIAYDSVRTDRRGKPARLSCRYRADGSPARSKPGSLESFLTDRYRLYASDLPPGLPRRLWVGEIDHDPWLLAPAYCEVTENTMASPLGIQTPAEAALLHLAEPVAVRAWLPHRVL; encoded by the coding sequence ATGCGGTGGTCGCGCCTGCTGTTCATGCACTGGCCCGTGCCGGTCGACGAACTCCGTCCGCATGTGCCTCCGATGCTCGAGATCGATACCTTCAACGGAGCGGCCTGGCTGGGGGTGGTGCCCTTCACCATGTCGGGCGTGCGGGCTCGCTTCACGCCCGCCCTGCCCGGGCCGGGCGCGTTCCACGAACTCAACGTCCGGACGTACGTCACGCACCAGGGCAAGCCCGGCGTGTGGTTCTTCAGCCTCGACGCCGCCAGCCGCCTGGCCGTCGAGGCAGCCCGCGCGTCGTTCCACCTGGCCTACTTCCACGCCCGCATGTCACTGGACGTCCGTGAAGACGGCATCGCCTACGACAGCGTGCGAACGGACCGCCGGGGGAAGCCCGCGAGGCTGTCGTGCCGGTACCGTGCAGATGGATCCCCCGCGCGAAGCAAGCCCGGCTCGCTCGAGTCCTTTCTCACCGATCGATACCGCCTGTACGCGAGCGACCTGCCACCCGGGTTGCCCAGGCGCTTGTGGGTCGGCGAGATCGATCACGATCCCTGGCTGCTCGCGCCGGCGTATTGCGAAGTCACCGAGAACACCATGGCTTCGCCGCTAGGCATCCAGACGCCGGCCGAAGCGGCCCTGCTGCATCTGGCAGAGCCCGTGGCCGTCCGGGCGTGGCTGCCGCACCGTGTTCTATAA